One genomic segment of Streptomyces caniferus includes these proteins:
- a CDS encoding GNAT family N-acetyltransferase, producing MIDATALSEKPVLTGDRIRLTPLSARHAAAFHASAVDPENRRLTGTHHDFTLEELQAWCAGSLDRADRLDLAVEDRESGEFLGELALSGIDAPNAQGSFRIALVPDATGRGIGSEATRLLLDYAFDRVGLHRVQLEVYDYNPRARRAYEKCGFEVEGRMREALFWDGAWHDVFVMAARRPRRTGGAG from the coding sequence ATGATCGACGCCACCGCACTCTCCGAGAAACCGGTGCTCACGGGCGACCGGATACGTCTCACCCCGCTGTCTGCGCGGCATGCGGCCGCCTTCCACGCCTCCGCCGTGGACCCCGAGAACCGCCGGCTGACCGGCACCCACCATGACTTCACGCTGGAGGAGCTGCAGGCGTGGTGCGCCGGCAGCCTCGACCGCGCGGACCGGCTGGACCTCGCCGTCGAGGACCGGGAATCCGGCGAGTTCCTGGGCGAACTCGCGCTGAGCGGCATCGATGCGCCGAACGCCCAGGGCAGCTTCCGGATCGCCCTCGTCCCGGACGCGACCGGCCGCGGCATCGGCAGCGAGGCGACCCGGCTGCTGCTCGACTACGCCTTCGACCGGGTGGGCCTGCACCGCGTCCAGCTGGAGGTCTACGACTACAACCCGCGCGCCCGGCGGGCGTACGAGAAGTGCGGCTTCGAGGTGGAGGGCCGGATGCGGGAGGCGCTGTTCTGGGACGGCGCGTGGCACGACGTGTTCGTGATGGCCGCGCGGCGGCCGCGGCGGACCGGGGGCGCGGGCTGA